TGACGCTGCCCTCGTGCGGGGCCGTGGTCGTGTTCGGCGGCACGGTGCGCGATCACGCGGAGGGCCGCCCTGGTGTGACCGAGCTGGAGTACGAGGCCTACCCGCACCAAGTCGAGCGACGGCTGGAGGACATCTCGGCTGAGGCACGGCGCCGCTGGCCGTCGCTGGGAAGGGTGGTGCTGCTGCACCGCTTCGGAACGCTGCAGGTCGGGGAGTGCTCCGTGCTCGTGGCAGTGTCAGCGGCGCACAGGAGCGAGGCGTTCGAAGCGGCGCGCTACTGCATCGACACCCTCAAGAAGACGGTTCCCATCTGGAAGCGCGAACGCTGGGACGGCGGCGAGGATTGGGGCCTCGACGCGCAGCCGATAGCGGAGGTGCGCACTTGATCGCGTCCTCGAGCGTCGTCCTGTCGAACCTGGCGTACCTCATCGGTGCGGTCGTGTTCGCCGTCCTGGGAGGGCTTGCCGTGTGGTGGAGGCACCGGACTCCCAAGTCCGTGCAGGCGAACATCTCGTCGTTCAACCGTGGGCTGCGCGCCCTCGCCCCAGACGGTGAAGACGCACGCCCGGTTCCCGAACCGGGTCTCCGAATCGAGCCACAACTCCGCGGGGTCCGCACCATCGCGGCGAGCAGCGCCGGTGACGAGGAACCCAAGCGGGCGGGGGCCGACCATGGCTAGGGACCTCGCCATAGACCTCGGCACCGCGAACACCCTCGTGTACTCGCGCGGCCGCGGAATAGTGCTCAACGAGCCCACGGTGATCGCGCTCAACTCCCGCACCCACGACGTGCTCGCGATGGGTCACGAGGCTTGGCAGATGATCGGGCGGACGCCCGGCTACATCGTCGCGGTGCGCCCGCTTCGCAAGGGCGCCATCACCGACTTCGACATCACCCAGCGGATGATCCGGCTGCTGCTGCAGCGCGCCGGGGTGTCGCGTTTCAACCGACCGCGTGTGCTCATCTGCGTTCCCTCCGCGATCACGGAGGTCGAACGACGCGCTGTCGAGGAAGCAGCCCGCGGCGCCGGCGCCAACGGTGCGTACCTGATCGAGCAGCCGATGGCGGCAGCGATTGGTGCGGGGCTGCCCATACACGAGCCGCTCGGCAACATGGTCGTCGACGTGGGCGGTGGTACGACCGAGACGGCGGTGATCTCCCTGGGCGGGATCGTCGCTCTTGAAGCGATCCGTGTCGGAAGCTTCGACATAGACGCCTCCATCCAGACCTACGTCCGTCGCGAGTACGGCATAGCGGTGGGGGAGCGAACCGCCGAGGAGATCAAGCTCGCGATCGGATCGGCGTGGCCCACCGACGACTCGATCAAGGCGGAGGTACGCGGCCGCGACCTGATGACCGGGCTGCCCAAGACCGTCATCCTCGCTCCCGAAGAGGTTCGGGAGGCGATCGAGGAGCAGGTAGGCGCGATCGTCGATTCGGTGGTCAAGTGCCTCGGCAACTCACCGCCCGAGCTCGCGCAGGATCTGATCGGTCAGGGAATCCACCTCGTCGGCGGCGGCGGGATGCTGAGCGGTCTCGACAAGAGACTCTCCGCGGAGACCCAGTTGCCGGTGCATCTCGTCGATGCGCCCCTCGAGTGCGTCGTGCTCGGCGCCGGCAAATGCCTCGAGGAGTTCGAAGCGGTCAAAGACCTGTTCATGTAGAGCTGGTCAGCGGCCCGTCAGGTCCTCTGCGGCCTGTCTCACCTGCCAATCGCGATCTTCCCTCGCGCGGTTCAGCGCGGCGTCCACGTCGTCGCCGGAGAACGGCGCGAGCGCGAGAACCGCTCGCCTCCGCACCGCCGGCTTGTCGGAGGTCGCGCGCAAGATCGCCGGCAGGCCGGCGGGGTCGCCGATGGACCCCAAAGCGGCGACGGCGGCCTCTCGGAGCAACGGCTCGCGGTGCTCGGCCGCCACCGATGACAGTCTCGGGACAGCCGCGCCGGCCGCGCTTCCGATCTCGCCGAGCGCGAAGCACGCCGCCTCCACGACGGGAGCCGCCGGGTCGTCGAGGAGGCTCACCAGCGACGTCACCGCCGCCGCGTCGCCCGCCACGGACAGCTCAGCGGCCCTCGAGCGGACCTCCGCCGCGGTGTCGCGCATCGCCGATTCCAGATCGCCGGGCTCGAGGACTCCGAGCCTGGACAGAGCTCCGAGAGCGGTGGCGCGTACCGCCGGCGACTCGTCGTGCAGAGCGGCGAGTGCCGTCGCGGTGTCGCCGGTGTGACCGGCGAGAGCCACGGCGCGCCGTCGCCCGCCTGCTGTGTCAGCTGGAGGCGACATGGTGGATGCCCACCGCGAGGAGCCACACGGCGAAGCCGAGCAATCCTGCGAGGACGACGCCAGCCAAGACCGCCCCGCAGACGATCAACCCCGCGGCCCGGGAGCGCTTGAAGAAGCCGGGCATCCATGGCCGCGGGTGCCCCACGGGCGGACCCCACGCCGAATCCACTGCTAGCCGCCGTGCATGTCGACGGTCCGCCGGGGCGGGCTGGTGGAGCAACCGCCTCGCCCAGACGAGTACCGGGGCGAGCAGCGCGAGCAGCCGGGACGGACCCATCACCGGCCTCCTGGCATGGCAGGCTGGTGCGCCGCCACCGGGGAAAGCAGGTTCGTGACCACTACCGAAGCGATGTTACAGGACCGGTCCGAATGAGCGGACCGAGGTGGAAGGCAACCCTGCGGCCGGCGATCGGCTGGCTGTCGCTCGCCATCGCGGTGGTCCTGATCGCCGACGTCTTAGCGTTGTTGGACACCGGCGCGCACGGCTATTACATCTTCTCCCCCGGGACAGCCCCCACCATCACCACCAGCAACCTCTGCCGCTCGCCTCAGCAGGGCGGCGACCTGGTGCTCCCCGACGGTACGCCGTGCGCGCGTCTCGAGGTGCCTGCGGGCAAGGCGCATTCGGTCAGCGGG
This region of Acidimicrobiales bacterium genomic DNA includes:
- a CDS encoding molybdenum cofactor biosynthesis protein MoaE; protein product: MQDAPGSEDTWIELTTSPLSYERASSWVTLPSCGAVVVFGGTVRDHAEGRPGVTELEYEAYPHQVERRLEDISAEARRRWPSLGRVVLLHRFGTLQVGECSVLVAVSAAHRSEAFEAARYCIDTLKKTVPIWKRERWDGGEDWGLDAQPIAEVRT
- a CDS encoding rod shape-determining protein; translated protein: MARDLAIDLGTANTLVYSRGRGIVLNEPTVIALNSRTHDVLAMGHEAWQMIGRTPGYIVAVRPLRKGAITDFDITQRMIRLLLQRAGVSRFNRPRVLICVPSAITEVERRAVEEAARGAGANGAYLIEQPMAAAIGAGLPIHEPLGNMVVDVGGGTTETAVISLGGIVALEAIRVGSFDIDASIQTYVRREYGIAVGERTAEEIKLAIGSAWPTDDSIKAEVRGRDLMTGLPKTVILAPEEVREAIEEQVGAIVDSVVKCLGNSPPELAQDLIGQGIHLVGGGGMLSGLDKRLSAETQLPVHLVDAPLECVVLGAGKCLEEFEAVKDLFM
- a CDS encoding HEAT repeat domain-containing protein codes for the protein MSPPADTAGGRRRAVALAGHTGDTATALAALHDESPAVRATALGALSRLGVLEPGDLESAMRDTAAEVRSRAAELSVAGDAAAVTSLVSLLDDPAAPVVEAACFALGEIGSAAGAAVPRLSSVAAEHREPLLREAAVAALGSIGDPAGLPAILRATSDKPAVRRRAVLALAPFSGDDVDAALNRAREDRDWQVRQAAEDLTGR